Part of the Cuculus canorus isolate bCucCan1 chromosome 17, bCucCan1.pri, whole genome shotgun sequence genome is shown below.
tccCAATTACCTGTGTGTGCATTCTCAGATGGCgcacacagcttttctttctcaggcaGACAGACTCCCAAGTCCAGAGCTGATGGTGTTTCTGAACCCACCCAAGTCTCATTAGAAAATTCCAGGATGTCAAACTTTCCAAAATGGGATGCACCAACATCCTTTTGAGCATCAGTTTCCTTAGAAGGCTCAAACGTTAGCTGCGCGCAAGAGGTATTGAAGAGAGTGTTTATTCTCAGACTTTTGTTCTCTGCCTCTGGAAGCCCATCCATATTTTCTGGCTTATATGCCAGACTCCCATGAATTGATTGGAAGGTCAAAAATCGGGCACTAACTGCATTTTCCTGGTCCTCCACCAGCCACTGTATCTTTGGCCAAGGTTGCTGCATCTTGTCTCCCACAAACACTAGCTCGGCCTTCTCTTTTGCACATTCGATAAAGCAAGCATGCTGTGAGCAATGTGGTTTGCTATCACAAAAGCTTTCTCCAAGAGCTTCCTTATCTTCTCTTTCATATTCATTCTTGTCTTCTTTTAGTTTGACGGTCTCCTTTATTCGATCACTGATGAGGCCCAAGCATCCTGAAGAATCTTCATTTTTCACACCATTTAAAGAGTTCAAGTCCACTACCTTCTCTTCTAACACTATCGCTTCACTTTGACAAGAGCCAACAGATGTTTTGGTTTCTTCCACAGAAGTGGCTCTAGTTTGTAAGCCAGCATTTGGTTGCTCATTCACACTTTCTAAATATTGCTTGCTGCCTGGAACTGGGCCACCAAGCTCGCTCTGCGATTCCAGACACAGAACTTCCGTTGGACGAATGGTCTTTTCTGTTTGGCTAGAGTGTCGTGTTCGAACATTCAAATATCTGACTAATAGCTGTTCACTAGTCTGGTTGTCTTCATGAGCCTTTGGAGAATACACAGTTCTTACTTTATCAAGTTCATCTGTCTGGAGAGCACATGTGCAGATTTGTTCTTTTCCCTCATCTCTGTCACAAACAATTTCACTGCCACCTGTTAACTTAGAAAGATCAAATTGTTTCACAACCTCCATATTTCTACTTGAAATCTCATCTCCTACCAAGGCAGCAGGAGATTTCTCTGAAGCATAAGCTGAGCAGAACATGGGTTTTGCTGTGCAAACATCATTCATCCCATGCAGATCCACACTTCTGTGGCCCCAATCATCTTCACAAGGAGGTGAATCACATGCCAAAGGCAAGTGTGCTTCTGGAAAGATGTTTGCCTTCTTGCTATGACATCCAGCTGAAGCCTCTCCTTCCAAATTACCtttttcctccatcttctttactTCAACATTAAACAAATGACTGCTAGGGAGAACATCATCTACGcatgcactccctgataaaacACAGGAAGCACTGGCAGCTGTGCACTGCTCTTTCATACTGCAACTACAACAATGCCACATGTCCCTATGGTCTATTTCTAAGCCAGTGACCACACTCTCTGTATTTCCAACTGAAGACTCCATGGTCTTTTGGGAAGTTCTGCTTGCCCTGTTAGGGTTATCAAAAGTCCTGGAACTTACTGAAGActtgaatttttctttatgaagcACACCACCAGCAACTTGTTCCCTTGTTGTTCCAGAAGCATCAACTGATTCTTTCCCAGATGGATCATCCTGAGCCTTCTCCTGGTTTGAAACTTCGTTAGCAGTGCAAGGAGGACACTCGTCACAATGAGTTTGTCTTGATTTTTGTGCAGCAGGAGGTAGAGTCATATTTAGTGTACAGATCAAGTTAGCTTCTTTACCAGTGGACAAACTGGGATCACTGTTGGCTTCTGTAGCTTCGGCTGAACTGCCAGCCAACTCCTCTGATGTTGTATTCACCTCAGATTCCTTTTCAAACAGTTGTGCCTCAGGTGAATCTTTTTCTAGCTTGCTACTAAGATCCAGACAGCTGTAGCTACTGTGAGGGGAAATTTTACTGGAGGCATTATAAAAACATATGTCTGTTGCATTGGAAGCAACTTTGCTCCTTTTCATCAGCCTATTTTCTTTGACATCATCCTTGCACAGATCACCAACAGAGAATTGCCACTGCTCCTTTTTCAATTTATTGCCTTCTGACAGgaccttttttaatttttctttcaagaactCCTCAGGAGCTGAAGAAACAGAACTAAAAACTGAAGAAGGATAATGCTCAGACTTAGCACCCTCTTGAGCTTCAGGCCAGCTACCAACTTCAGTGTTATCTCCCACAGCAATTTTCCTCCGGACTTCAGCAGCCTCTTCAATTTCAGAGCTGTTTGATTTACCTATGCCAGCACTTACTTCCCTATGATCAGTTTTAGCCCTAGATAATCCTTTGGTCCTTACCACTGAGATCTGCTCTACTGGTATGGATGTGGAGGGTTCATTTTCTACGAACCCAGTTCCATGACCATAATGAGTCTGACTTTCCATGGTCTTGGGAAGACTCTCTTTGTGGGTTTCATTAGTAATTTGATGGACTGCAGTGCTACTGTTTTCTACTGGCGTATTTCTAAAGTCCAGACAACAGATACTTTTCTGAACTGGACATAAAACTTCAGAACTCTTTGTGGAGAGCGTTCTACAGCTTTCTACTGATGACAGCCTAGGAGGTTTGTTATGTTTTGGTACAGGACCAGAACAGAAGTCATAAGCATTGTTTTCTTCATCCTGCTGATAAAGCTGGCAATTAGCAAGTGACATACTGAATTCATTAACAGGATTTTGTTCTTCTCTAGTCTCCAGAACAGACACAACATGGTCCCCTGTTCTCAATGGCATAGCAGCACGGGCTTTCAACCCACTATATTCATTGTTTTCTTGTGGATGCTCTGTGGCTGGTTCAATGCCTGTGACTTTTAAAGGCTCTGAAAAATCTAATGTGCTCGTTTCTGAAACCCCAGCTCTGGCCATGACTGTGTCTACCTCTGAGCATTGATTGCTTTCAGGTGGAAGACCTTTACTCACTCGGTCAGTAATGCATCCAGCTTTACTAAATATCCTAGTCCCGTCAGCCTTCATACCTTGTGCTTTTTCAGTGAGCTTTGGCAGAGTGTCAGCTGTCACCTGAACGTgttcttggttttcttctgcGTAAGGAAAAATAGAGCCAATCAGAACCACACACTAAATTCAGAAGGCATTCAGCTTACTAAGTTCCTTTTAGCATTGTACAGTATCATTGTGTACAGCGAGGGCTACCAAAATGGTTTTACAAGAGTATTAAGTTTTCCTGTCGCAAGCCAATAATTTCTactgtaaagcaaaataaacgACCTACCCCACAATTGCTCATCAATTTTGAATCAACAAAAAGTGACCTGGGAGAGAAGCAGGGGGTCAGCAGGGGCATACAACTAAAATACGCACCTGTGTTTATCAGGGTTCCCACTGTTCCAGAGCAACAGGCTCCCAAAGGCTTCACCTTGTGCTGGTTCATGTGAGGGTCCTCCTGGAAAAAGACATATATAACAGTGGAGATGCTTTTTCTGGAACACTTGGCACATTTCAGGGACTGCTCCTGCTCAGCAAGGTGAATTAAATGAATGAGAAAGCCACCAGGAAACCTCAGAACGCCTCAGCCCTTTCACAGGAACAGCCTGGCACTGCAAGTGGTTCCCACAAGCACTCGCAACTCTGTTCTGATCCTATTGACTGCCGCTACACAGCGAGGCACCCAGGAGAGATTTGTACTGATCAGCAATGAAGGCCTGTGATGCAAACGGATAAAGAGTAAGTGGcttaaaatgcaaacagatgCAAATTTGAAATGGAAGAGTAATCCACTCTCCTGGTGTCTCTCATATCCCCAAACCAGTCCAGTAAATCTCTGTAAGACGCatgctttccctgctcctgaCGAGAGCCTGCCTGCCAGCACTCCTGCCCTGGCTCAGCACCACATACACGCCAGAACAGATAACCTGAGcctgcttgcaaaaaaaaaacccaagccaaaccaaaccaaaccaaaaccccacaaatatgtgaaagctggaaaagagaacaaCTGTGGAAAATTTAATTAACTTAATTCACACAAACTTTCAAATAAATCAAACACACATCAAAATCCAGAGTTAAAACCACACAGTACTTTCACATTATGTGCCATCCAGTAACAGGTGTAAAACCTTATCCTGGCATTTCCTGGCTGCAGTGTGTTCAGCCTCAATACTCTTTCTCCTGTATGCTCTTTGTTATTGCGTGTGAAAACTATTTACAAACTAAAGAAAACTGATCAAGAAAGTGACTAAAAACCTCAACTTTTAACTAGAGAGTTTTGTGACGCTTCATTTTTTATCAGAGCATTCTTAGGCAAGTTTTTCAGCAAGTCTGACtagaaatagcatttttatcATTATAGGGGAGGAAACTAACCCACGACCATGGGAGTCTCttgttttggaagaggaaattaACACTGATTTCCTCTCTAGATACAAACAATAGTTACAAAAACTAAGAGTAATCTTTAGTTTTagattaaaaatggaaataccaAACCAGAGCTCTCTGCAGTGCTATAATTCCATCACCAGACTAAAACAGCCATTCTTCCACGGTCAGTACCTGGCTGGGGGTGACGGTACCAGCAGAATATGCTGCATCCGCAAACATGGATACTAGCACCAGTCTTTCtaatttgtttctcttctcctttttagTCACTGTTCTGTTTTGTCCTTTGTTCTGTTACACACCTGCTTCATGCCACTCCAGCAGTATTTAAGCAAGAGAAAAGGTAAGGTATAGTCTAATTTGTCACTGGACACACAATAATCCAGATAAGAAACAGGAAACCACATGGACCGAGCCCCCTGCCCCGTCTATAACCTTAAATGCAAAACACCCCACAGGGAGGAATTTTGGCATTTGCTTACTTGTTTTGACCACCTTTCCCCTGGAGTCTCagtgcagcactgagcacaaTACTGCTCAGCATCTtgtgccttttcctcttctttctggtaTCCATCACTAGAGCAGTTTAGCTTcctaaagtttctttttttgtctttttcatccTCTTCAAGGTTTCCAGCCATTAGAACTTCTTtaggcagggatgctgctggcctaGGAGGAATCATCTGGAACATATCCCCCAGACCCTCTGTCTCCTGGTGGAAGCATTGTGCTCCGGGAGCCCTGTGGTGCTCAGCTGACAGACCGTCCCCAAGGGCCAGCACAGGCGTCAACACCTCAGATGTTGCCTCTGACCCAACATGAGGCCCTGACACGGCCATACGTTCAGGGGAGATGTTCTCTGGGGGTCCAGTGTACAATCCCTCTGTCACAGCAGACACAGACGAATCAAGGAAAGCATCCACCCCAGATGAGAGCATCAGGGCAGCTTAAGATTGGTAGTCCTGAGGTTTTCACAGTTTaccctgaaaataaaagcagcgTTAGATCAACCGCACAAAAGAACAgtctccagattaaacaaaaaGCTTCGATCTTCAAGCATGTATGTTTAAGAAAGTTACTGCCAGGTCATTTTTTAAGTAAGGAGCTGAGTCGTAGATGCGCATCTAAGTGAATCCTCTACAGACAAAAGAAAGGACAAACTGCGATTCCCAAGTGGTTCCACaccacagcctctccctgcagaCATACCCTCAACCTGCTGGGAGACCATAGGCTGCGAAGCAAACCCCAGCACCACACGGGCgggaaaagaccttaaagctTACTGAACTGCACCGGACACCCTCCTCCTTCTCCGCTGCCACCAAGGCGTCGCTTTCTCCCCGGGATTTTCTCAAGTCTCTCATTTCTGGACAACCCCAACCCTTCTTCGCGTTTGCTGCCTCGAATGGACCCCGTCGCGCACCGAGTCGCGGGGCTTCTCCGTGAGCGGGAGGCAGCTCCGCTCCGCCCCgactccctctcctcctctcgACGCCCGTCCCGGGCAGCCCCTGGGCCGCGCTCCCGGCCACGGGGCGGAGACGGCCCCACCCGAACACCGTTACCTCCGCCGCCAGCCCCGCTCCAGCCGCGCCGCGCGCCCCCGCATCGCATCACTTCCGCATCCGGGCCTAGGCACGCCCACAGGCCACGGGCCATCTGCGTGACCCCGCCCTTCCGTGTGGCACCGCCCCTTATCACGCCCCGCCCAGAGAGAGCGGCCATCACGTCCCAAACCCCGCCCTTCGCCAAGACCCCGCCCCCTCACCAAGACCCCGCCCATAAGCCACGCGCCTCGTTACACCTATGCCCCGCCCCATCCACACAGCCCAGCCCCTCATACGTCCCTTGGCCGCAGTGGTCACGTGACGTGGCGCGGGAGCGGCGCGCGGTGCGTCAGGGCCGCTGTGTGCGCCGGGGCCCAGCCGGCCGCTCCCGTGGAGGCCGCGAGCAGGCTCCGAGCTGCCTGGGCCCGGCCCTCTGCGGGGCTGAGGCGCACGGGATGAGCGGGGCCGGTTCGGTGCCCGCACGGCGCGCGGTGCGGTTGCTCTGGGACAGCTTTTACCGTGATCTGGTAGCGTGCCTTGTTGTGTGAGGGAGAAAACCTTGTTCTTGCTCGCAATTTCCAGTTTAAATGCGCTTCTGAAACGAAAATGCCTTATTCTAAATGGCTGTGGCAGGAAAAAACTCCTTTGATGTGGTTAAAGCATTGCGCTTAATGCCAGACGGTGCCTGAAAGGGCAGCGCCGGCTCGGCCCCGCGGGTCCGGGGCGGGAATGGGCCCCGGTGGTTTCCAGCATCTccagaagagggaagggagctggAGGGACAGAACCAGAAGCTAAAACTGGCAGTGGGCATAAGCCTGGGTGTCATTTTAACGCACTTAATACAGGGTTTAGAGTTCATCCTTGAAATGGAAAGATAAGATTCTGGAGAGGGGTTGTCTAGCTGTCCGACAGGTGCGCTGGTAGCAGATATCGCTCCTGAACTATTAGTCTGATGTTTGTTAAACTCTGCAAAGTGCCCATGGAATGGTGTGGCGTTCTGGCTGCGTGGTGGGGCAGTATCTTCTGCTCGCATGCGGAGTGTAGAAACTGTGTAATGATGAGAgatctctgctttcatttccgCGTTAGATGCACAAGATGTCTTCAAGCGGCTGACAACTGCAATCCAAGATGAGAACTTACAAGGTGTACAAGCTCGTCATACATAAGAAGGGCTTTGGAGGCAGTGGTCAGTATCTCTGGTGCCGTAATAGAGAGACCAGTGCTCTTAATTGAAAACAATTAACTGATTTATTATGTGAAGATGGAACTGTGATATAATGAGCAGCCAGAATTTGGAAAGCTCTTTCTTAATAGCAAGATATGGTATAATAGAATCGCATTTGTCAGAGCAGATTGAGATTGCacctataaaacaaaaattctgcttcttccccttttgttttcactttagTTTTAACCGTGTGTTTCAGTCATTCTTAATATGTGACAGACAAGTCAATTACTTGTGACTTTCTGCACGTGTTTGTGTActcagaaaaatgtcatttatttgatttttcccttcttctagACTTAAACAATAGCACTCTAGTAAAGCTTGCTAAGGTTCTGTagctctctgctttcccacTGGTGCTTCTTCAGTTAAAAGCACAAAGAAGGTCCTTCTTGCCCAATGAAGGCATGCTCTGGCTGAACAAACTTTCTGTGAAGGTTCTGTGATGGGACAGAACAGTTTCTACCCCAGGAGGGGCTGGGTGGGGGCACTGGCATGCTGTGAGCACCATCCCCTGTGGACGTGCTGATCCTGGGCTGATGTATTTGTGTAAGGTGAGCTATTGTGTATGGACACTTAGGCAGCTATTTGCTGTGTGTCCGTTCATTGCAGTTTTCgtcattcatttatttcttgtaGATGATGAGCTGGTGGTGAATCCTAAAGTATTTCTTCAAATCAAGCTGGGAGATGTTGTAGAAATCGCCCATCCCAATGATGAGTACAGGTGAATTCTCTTTGCTGGTGTCTGTCAGGGGAAGTCAGAGTCCTGAAGGGGGTATTGGGTGTCAGAGGCTCCTAGAGCTGATAATGTCTCTTCAGGATGCTGCCACGGGCttttcttcatgaagaaaaGTGAATGGGGTCATCATGACAGCTGATGTTCCTTAAAATTTGTGGAATTCCTTGTGTTTGCTGTTAGTTTGTTGACCTGTCACAGGTTAAGGAGCCCTTGAATATGGAGAGATGTGCTGTGTCCTTGTCCTTTTCATAGAACTGCTGTTGCCCAATGATATTTCTTCTATTCTCTAGTATATCTTAGGCAAAATTAAAACTTCCTGGTCACCTATAAAAACATAATCCTTCTTATACAAAGCTGTTCATCCTGAGGCCCATGTTGGAAAATTAGGACTGTACTTGTATGAGGTTCTGAGAAGTTCCTGTGTCACTTACTTTCCCACTTAGAATACTGTCTTCACCTAACAAGTACCTCATAATCATAATTGGTGTAAAGAACAAGACAGAGTGACAGGCAGAGAGGGTGATTTGTGAAGctttctgaaaagttttaatGTTTCTCTTTAGCTTATCACATGCTCTGTGTTACTAAACAGCTTTGAGAGTGATTTAGAGGAGCAGGCTGTCAGTATTTCAACTTGCCtacctgttttctcttttgtgtgcTAGTCCCCTGCTTCTGCAAGTGAAGTCACTCAAGGAGGATTTGCAGAAAGGTAAAACTTGTCTCATAGTATGCATAGTGAAGTTGTAGACAAAGATTGTGTGTTTGGGCCGTACCTGTGATTGGATAATGCATGTAATTTAACCTTGTAACAAAATCAATGCTTTGCTCAGGAATGGAAGGATTAGAATTTTACCAGAGAATGTATTGCCAATTTTAAATCGACTTTTGGTTGAGTAATGTACAGTATGGTTTAAACAAAATTGGCTTTTTAGCCTTACGtttttgtttctgcattctCTGGCTAGCTTGagctcttttcttcttgcaggGATTAATCCAGTCTAAACTTTGaatttctctcctgctttggtTTTAATAACCTAAATTGGGCCATAGCTgaaagaagctgttttcttttgctgaggCCCAAAGTGTTTCATGACAATCTACCTGTTACTTTTATGCTTGTAAATTGCTTGAAACCTTTTGAGATGTTTGCTTCCGTGTTactctttctcatttctgtggCAGAAACGATAAGTGTGGATCAGACAGTGGCACAAGTGTTCCGACTGCGGCCGTACCAGGATGTCCATGTCAATGTTGTTGACCCAAAGGTGTGTGGCTTTGCAGTTTTTTCCATCTGTCCCTTCACTTAGCTCAAATCAGAGCCCTGTGGATTTCCATCCACAATagtatgtggaaaaaaaaggtgtttgtttttattgagAGGTATTTAGCcttttttctaggaaaataaaGGTTGGGCAATTAAACCATTTCTTTGTTTGCTATGTGTCTCTTCTTGCCCTACCATCCCTGCTCTGTTTTTGAAGTCCATGGACCAGCTTCAACACAGTTTCATAGAAATTCAGAAATCTCAAATAACATTAAATTCTagaaattcaggaaaaacaGGAAGAGTGAAGAGAAGCTTAGTCAAAAGAAGAGCTGTGGTCTGGATTTGCGTTATTTGACACCAGAGAGCTGTGTCTCTTGCAGGTGTCCCAACTCGCAAAAGAGCTTCGGTCAGAGCTTATGTTCAGCACAGGACAAAAATCTGCAGGAATGGAGGCTTCCTTAATGCTGTGAACAATGGAAGTAGTTTGTTTTACTTGTGTTCTCCATTTCCACTGAGATTTGAAGCACAGATTTAGTCCTTGGGCTCTTCTGGTCACATTGTGTAGCGTTGTGCAGTGTCTTGCATCTCACAGGAGTTGCAGGCACATGTGCAGTTTTGGCAGTTATTCCAAGGGTGCTTCCCTTTTATCCTGCATCTGTTAGGAGTATTGACACGCTCTGGAGTGGCCCTGCCTGTAACGTGTCGTTCTTGGAGAACACATGCAAGCGCGCTACTTGGAAACAATCAGTGAAATCTAagccctgcttttcttctgtttcccagGAGGTGACACTGGACTTGGTGGAGCTGACCTTTAAGGACCAGTATATTGGCCGTGGGGATATGTGGCGGCTGAAGAAGAGTTTGGTAAGGCCTCTGCTGTGGACAGTGGAACAGATTATTTACAAACTTCTTTGCTTgctctaaaagaaaataagtgttttaGAAAATACATGAGGCTCAGGGCGAGCCCAGtgtcagcagctctgggaaCCTGTCTGGTAAGCGGTACATTGGAGTTGGGGAAACGGGTGTGAATGTGCTGCAGAAAAAATTAGTCCCCTCATTTCCTCCTCCCTTGCAGTAATGTTAATTACTGTCTGGGGCACTGCAAATGTTGttgggaggtttttttcttatgttcgGAATTATAATGATTTATTACCTTTGGAAGGAATTGAATCCCAGTGTTTTTCAAGTAGAAGTGTGCTAAAGTGTCCCTTCTCTGATAGTACTGCTTAATAAGCAGCTGTtagaattgttttgtttctggatCTCTCAAATGCAGTCTTTGGCTCCTATAAGGGCAGCGAATGAGACAAACCCATTAAAAGTTTCTGTAtgttaaaaactgttttctgttgtctgttCCAGAGGTTCTGTAGGCTGAGATATTAGATTTCCAGAGGTTTTTGTGGTTCTGTGGCAGAAGTCACGTGTTTGAGTGTGAATGTTTTTATGAATTGGTCTGCTCACTCAGCCTGCTCTTTTAACACCTGTAACTATTCTTTCTTAGGTCAGCACATGTGCGTATGTCACCCAAAAAGTTGAATTTGCGGGTATCAGGTCAGTGCCTTCTCTGAGAATTTATGGTTTCTTGTGACTTTAGATTGGCTGGATACTCTGAATTCATTAGAGAATCTTCTCTGAAAAATCCTTTACATTTTGTTGTTCTCCGACTCTTCCACAGATTTCTGTGTGTGCCATGGAGTCGGGGAAGGCCTTTCTCTggtttggggtgggggaagCTAATAACAGGAGAGCCAGCTACCCTCGTTGCCTCTGATGAAGCCAAAGGATTTTCCCTTTACCTCTTATACTATTTCTCCGCTCTCAAGGTGTATTCCATTCAGATGAGGGTTACTTTAGTTGCTGTTGAGATGGCAAAGGGACAAGGGAATGTGCAGATGCAGAGGGAAACAGTTATTTGACATCTTTTGGATTAAAAATCAAGCTTTAACTAAATAAAACTTTGTATTCAAATCATCTTTGAATGCAGATTTTTGGTACATCCTTTATTTGCTCCAGAATCTGCCTATAGGCTCTGCTTAGCCAACACTCTGCACTCTTTCTCTTGCAGGGCCCAGGCAGGTGAACTGTGGGTTAAGAGTGAGAAAGTCACTTGTGGATACATCAGTGAGGACACCCGGGTAAGATTTCCAGGAGCAGGGGGAAGGAAGTTTTTCGGTGCCTGTCTTTGCCAGGTCTGTTTTAAATCTGTCTTGCTTACTGGTTTATGTGGTGTGTTTGAGTTGGCTGTGCTGTAGGGTGAAGCACGGCAATAAAATCAGGAGAATGAACGACTAGTAAACTTGAAACTCTTCTGTGCAGACAATTCTAGGAATTGCTCCGGCTGTTGAAAAATCCCTACGATGCAGAGGGCACAGTCACTTAAATTTCTCTCTAGTTAATCTCTGCATTTGGCCCTTTTAGTGAATGTACCTTGTTTTAAATAAGATCTTTCATATCTTTGCAGGTGGTCTTCCGCTCCACTTCTgctatggtttatatttttatccAGATGAGCTGTGAAATGTGGGATTTCGATATTTATGGTACGTAGGTAACTGCTGTGCCTGCCCGTGAGTGTGGATGGCAGCAGCTGTCCTTCCTGCCCCTGCCAAAGCGCTGCCACTGCTGGTTAGTTATACCACTCCTAGAAAACTATCATAACAATACCCTGGTTTGGCCTAGGCAGTGCTCTGAGGTGCCTGGTGTGTCCTCTTAGATCCTTACTTGTAGTGccctgcttttctctcctgGCTATTCCATAACTTTCCTGTTCTTACTGTAGAACCTGGGTACCAGTATGTCAGTGATGAAATCACGGCAATCAGCTGACTCTGAGCCTCGGAAAGGTTTTCTGTGGATATGAACATGTTTGTTGATGAGAGCTGGTGCAAGCCTGGGTGCATCTTAACCACAACTATACGGAAGTCCTGTGTAAAGAGAATCTTGATGTTTTAGGTTTCTCTTTGGCTTATTGAGGAAGCAG
Proteins encoded:
- the PRR14L gene encoding protein PRR14L isoform X2; this translates as MLSSGVDAFLDSSVSAVTEGLYTGPPENISPERMAVSGPHVGSEATSEVLTPVLALGDGLSAEHHRAPGAQCFHQETEGLGDMFQMIPPRPAASLPKEVLMAGNLEEDEKDKKRNFRKLNCSSDGYQKEEEKAQDAEQYCAQCCTETPGERWSKQEDPHMNQHKVKPLGACCSGTVGTLINTEENQEHVQVTADTLPKLTEKAQGMKADGTRIFSKAGCITDRVSKGLPPESNQCSEVDTVMARAGVSETSTLDFSEPLKVTGIEPATEHPQENNEYSGLKARAAMPLRTGDHVVSVLETREEQNPVNEFSMSLANCQLYQQDEENNAYDFCSGPVPKHNKPPRLSSVESCRTLSTKSSEVLCPVQKSICCLDFRNTPVENSSTAVHQITNETHKESLPKTMESQTHYGHGTGFVENEPSTSIPVEQISVVRTKGLSRAKTDHREVSAGIGKSNSSEIEEAAEVRRKIAVGDNTEVGSWPEAQEGAKSEHYPSSVFSSVSSAPEEFLKEKLKKVLSEGNKLKKEQWQFSVGDLCKDDVKENRLMKRSKVASNATDICFYNASSKISPHSSYSCLDLSSKLEKDSPEAQLFEKESEVNTTSEELAGSSAEATEANSDPSLSTGKEANLICTLNMTLPPAAQKSRQTHCDECPPCTANEVSNQEKAQDDPSGKESVDASGTTREQVAGGVLHKEKFKSSVSSRTFDNPNRASRTSQKTMESSVGNTESVVTGLEIDHRDMWHCCSCSMKEQCTAASASCVLSGSACVDDVLPSSHLFNVEVKKMEEKGNLEGEASAGCHSKKANIFPEAHLPLACDSPPCEDDWGHRSVDLHGMNDVCTAKPMFCSAYASEKSPAALVGDEISSRNMEVVKQFDLSKLTGGSEIVCDRDEGKEQICTCALQTDELDKVRTVYSPKAHEDNQTSEQLLVRYLNVRTRHSSQTEKTIRPTEVLCLESQSELGGPVPGSKQYLESVNEQPNAGLQTRATSVEETKTSVGSCQSEAIVLEEKVVDLNSLNGVKNEDSSGCLGLISDRIKETVKLKEDKNEYEREDKEALGESFCDSKPHCSQHACFIECAKEKAELVFVGDKMQQPWPKIQWLVEDQENAVSARFLTFQSIHGSLAYKPENMDGLPEAENKSLRINTLFNTSCAQLTFEPSKETDAQKDVGASHFGKFDILEFSNETWVGSETPSALDLGVCLPEKEKLCAPSENAHTGNWDLFSAEVFSTNSSETKPLSVTVADLQYNATATFYPHVSKLSNGQESSPDCVVCSAVCVPYKLNAQSKDTVKEIAEGQDIVPTSVCKENEALGSERLGQIEKRRVHKQKKKYEKMGLRLSDRAQQRHKSDYQGKETIALQTRMLHSSGLLCSSSDEVVTSRNTKFEGPSEEIFAVRSSENKPYSTLQEIKRPKITTDIISSQFLKTQDSEMQNLNLNLGYDGIPGAFETANKLRGPLPLKIQPGRTCKKFPTSYQLKNVRKSKKIKSFSFFEVPPKQGNALLKSVYFPCKPSAMETEAAMGSVHMPRQRARRCALLNSLTLRRRTEEPALLRKLAAMASKLLAPAKSTQDLESQPRSSELFPVGERYSERRSKNLLEAFSCINRHLHSRWADSWCTKMFSFQPLALYPVESTKILFSGCSHEPPASFLDSPVFPISFHIKLDSSAVTDLTGIVSKHSVQHRPLLGEMPASPSKWTFSFLLSRSWSDITAFKEDSSLNNELDSPLSGTDRGAVALHPDCGRIARAGRRGACSMLGLHTVLALSSPGCYRIWTRRRNLTSHIPTIQRLFISQFAQGLKGARYPPSMSDDLVSSLPYSLGRALSIWSQHGPSARPSEITSLHSSHCRWQPSMGIENSYAMLPHFPVQSTDALQAAAAAIRLEASFPLLLPKSCSLPESSPPSPRLSASELQVHALDEADASVPACLRSQGDTELVKTEPEKRPKKVSQIRIRKTIPKPDTNLTPMGLPKPKRLKKKEFSLEEIYTNKNYKSPPPARSLETIFEEPKEKNGHLISVSQQKRKRILEFQDFTLPRKRKTRGKVKAVGSCTRAKKAALQSAELDILLSQKLMDLEAFFAEEAGQEQASSIQGSP